One region of Glycine max cultivar Williams 82 chromosome 9, Glycine_max_v4.0, whole genome shotgun sequence genomic DNA includes:
- the LOC106794558 gene encoding zinc finger BED domain-containing protein RICESLEEPER 1: MEISNDSGTKKPKRLTSVVWNHFERIRKADICYAVCVHCNKKLSGSSNSGTTHLRNHLMRCLKRSNFDVSQLLAAKRRKKDNTISLANIGFDEGQRKEEYIKPTIIKFEPEHKKDEIINFGSSKFDQERSQLDLARMIILHGYPLSLVEQVGFKVFVKNLQPLFEFTPNSSVEISCIDIYRREKEKVFDMINRLHGRINLSIETWSSTENSLYLCLSAHYIDEEWTLQKKLLNFVTLDSSHTEDLLPEVIIKCLNEWDIDCKLFALTLDDCSINDDITLRIKERVSDKRPFLSTRQLLDIRSAAHLIKSIAQDAMDALHEVIQKIRESIKYIRSSQVVQGKFNEIAQHARINTQNLLFLDFPVQWKSTYLMLETALEYRTAFSLFQEHDPSYSSTLTDEEWEWASSVTGYLKLLVEIMNIFSGNKFPTANIYFPEICDVHIQLIDWCRSSDNFLSSMALKMKDKFDRYWSKCSLPLAVAAVLDPRFKMKLVEYYFSLIYGSTALEHIKEVSDGIKELFNVYSICSTMIDQGSALPGSSLPSTSCSSRDRLKGFDRFLHETSQGQSMISDLDKYLEEPIFPRNSDFNILNWWKVHMPRYPILSMMARDVLGTPMSTMAPELAFSTGGRVLDSSRSSLNPDTREALICTQDWLQNESGDLNPSSIHSALPLLIE; this comes from the exons ATGGAAATATCAAATGATTCGGGTACTAAGAAACCTAAAAGGCTGACATCTGTTGTCTGGAATCACTTTGAAAGGATTAGAAAGGCAGACATCTGCTATGCTGTTTGTGTGCATTGTAACAAGAAACTTAGTGGATCAAGTAACAGTGGAACTACTCATCTGAGAAATCACTTGATGCGGTGTCTGAAAAGATCAAACTTTGATGTGTCTCAACTACTTGCagcaaagagaaggaaaaaagataaTACCATCAGCCTAGCAAACATAGGTTTTGATGAAGGTCAGAGGAAAGAAGAATATATAAAGCCAACAATCATCAAGTTTGAACCTGAGCATAAGAAAGATGAAATCATTAACTTCGGAAGTAGTAAATTTGATCAGGAAAGGAGTCAACTTGATCTTGCACGCATGATCATATTACATGGATACCCACTGAGCTTGGTTGAACAAGTAGGATTCAAGGTCTTTGTGAAGAACCTCCAGCCTCTCTTTGAGTTCACGCCAAACAGTTCTGTAGAGATTTCTTGTATAGATATCTAcaggagggagaaagaaaaagtgtTTGATATGATAAACAGACTACATGGTAGgattaatctgtcaattgaaacaTGGTCTTCAACAGAAAATTCTTTGTATTTGTGTCTATCTGCTCATTACATTGACGAGGAATGGACATTACAGAAGAAACTCCTGAACTTTGTCACACTTGATTCTTCTCATACTGAAGACTTACTTCCAGAAGTGATTATCAAATGTCTCAATGAATGGGATATTGACTGCAAGCTTTTTGCCTTGACACTTGATGATTGTTCCATCAATGATGACATCACTCTTAGAATCAAGGAGCGAGTTTCTGACAAAAGGCCTTTTTTAAGTACTCGGCAATTACTTGATATACGCTCTGCAGCACATCTCATAAAATCCATTGCTCAAGATGCCATGGACGCATTACATGAGGTGATCCAAAAGATTCGAGAGAGCATCAAATATATTAGAAGTTCACAAGTAGTGCAAggaaaatttaatgaaattgcTCAACATGCTAGGATTAACACTCAAAACCTCTTATTTCTTGATTTTCCAGTTCAGTGGAAGTCTACGTATCTCATGCTTGAAACTGCACTAGAATACAGGACTGCCTTTTCTCTTTTCCAAGAACACGATCCCTCCTATTCATCAACTCTAACTGATGAAGAGTGGGAATGGGCTAGTTCTGTTACTGGCTACTTAAAACTTTTAGTTgaaattatgaatatattttcAGGCAACAAATTTCCTACAGCGAATATATACTTCCCTGAGATTTGTGATGTCCATATTCAATTAATTGACTGGTGCAGAAGTTCAGATAATTTTCTTAGTTCCATGGCTTTGAAGATGAAAGACAAATTTGACAGGTACTGGAGCAAGTGCAGTTTACCTTTAGCTGTAGCTGCAGTCCTGGATCCTCGGTTTAAAATGAAGTTGGTTGAGTACTACTTCTCCCTAATTTATGGTAGCACTGCTCTGGAGCATATCAAGGAAGTTTCTGATGGTATCAAAGAACTTTTTAATGTGTATTCTATCTGTTCAACTATGATTGATCAAGGCTCGGCCTTGCCTGGCAGCAGTTTACCTAGTACTAGTTGTAGTTCCAGAGATAGGCTAAAAGGCTTTGACAGATTCCTTCATGAGACATCACAGGGTCAGTCTATGATATCAGACTTAGACAAGTACTTAGAGGAACCAATCTTTCCACGCAATTCTGATTTTAACATATTGAACTGGTGGAAAGTCCACATGCCAAGGTACCCAATTTTGTCTATGATGGCACGTGACGTTCTTGGGACTCCAATGTCAACTATGGCACCAGAATTGGCATTTAGCACTGGGGGCAGAGTGCTAGATTCTTCTCGTAGTTCACTAAACCCAGACACACGAGAGGCTTTGATATGCACCCAAGATTGGCTCCAAAATGAATCTGGAG ATCTAAATCCATCATCAATCCATTCTGCTCTACCTCTTCTCATCGAATGA